TGTTTTCAGCAACGCGCTGGTCGGTGGCGGCCTTCAGCGCCTGAATGGAGCGGCTGAGTTCCGGATTGCCGAGATCGGTGTCGGTCAGGATGCCCTTGGTGGCGTCGCCGATCAGGCGGCCATAATCGGTCAGCGACAGTTTTTCCTGGTTGAGCAGGCTGATGAAGCTGCTCATTTCGGCACGTACCTTGTTATTATGACGGGCCAGAAGACCGTCTTCATGGTGATGGGGCAGATATTTGCGACCGAGTGCGTCCAGCGCATCCTGGGTCTTGACCTTGCCGAGCGCAATGAACTCGCGCACCAGATCCGGATTGCTACCGGAATAGGCCTCATAGACCAGTTCGTAATTGCGCGGCAGACCCTCGATCCCCATCTGATGCATGGCAGTCGCAACACGCAGTGCAATGCTGGAGGCCGGATTTTTCATAGGCTGCATCGGATGCTTCCCCACATCGAATCATTGATTGAACGCAGAGTAGCGCGACACTTCTTTCTTTCGGTTACAGCTGTATTTAAAATTTTATGGATTGGTGAAGAGACTGTGAAAAGCAGGCCTGCAAGATGGAGGCGCGTTCATAAAAGTCATTTGCTCCGGGGGCCGGGTCAGGCTATTTCACCGGGGAAACAGCGATAATTAGGCAGGCATGGCACAGCGTCTCTCCGTCATCACATCCCCCGAACCGGCCATCCGTGCCGCCCTGCCCCTGCTAGGGGCCGGGGAAGTGATCGCCATGCCGACAGAAACCGTCTATGGGCTGGCGGCGGATGCCACCAATCCGCAGGCCATCACCCGGATTTACGAGACCAAGGGCCGCCCGCAGTTCAATCCGCTGATCTGCCACGTCGCCGACCTCGCCATGGCCGAGCGCTACGGGGTTTTCGATCCCTTGTCGCGGCAATTGGCGGAGCGGTTTTGGCCGGGGCCGCTAACACTGATCGTGCCGCTAGCCCCACACTGCGCCATTCATCCGCTGGCAACTGCCGGGCTGGACACGGTTGGCCTGCGCATGCCCCTGGGCTTTGCTGCCACGTTGATCGCCGCCTTCGGCAAGCCGCTGGCCGCCCCAAGCGCCAATACGTCGGGCAAGATCAGCCCGACGACAGCTGCCCATGTTGAGGAGGATCTGGGGGCGAAAATCCCGCTGATCCTCGATGCCGAAGCGGCGGGTGTCGGGGTCGAATCCACCATTCTGAAGGTAGAAGACGGCCAGATCCGGCTGCTGCGGCCCGGCGGGCTTTCGGTTGAGGCGGTGGAAGACGCAACGGGGTTGCGGGTGATCCGCCCGCAAAAGGCAGGCGCGATCATCGAGGCGCCGGGCATGCTGGCCTCCCATTATGCCCCGGAGGCTGCCGTGCGGCTGAATGTAACCTCGGTTTTTGCCGATGAGGCGGTGATCACTTTTGGCTCCGCCGTCCCGCAAGGGCTTGAAAAGGCTGCCCTCGTGCTCAATTTGAGTGCAGATGGCGACCTCACTGAAGCCGCCGCCAATCTGTTCAGCTTCATGAAGCGGGCCGATGCCAGCGGCGCTGCCCGCATTGCCTTCGCCGCCATTCCCACCCATGGGCTGGGAGATGCAATCAATGACCGGCTGGAGCGGGCCGCTGCACCACGATGATGGCTGCACCACGTGATGATGGTGTGCGGCGATAGAATAACAAGGACGAGATGCCATGACTGACATGCCCCTTTCCGCCGCCCTGCTC
This region of Agrobacterium vitis genomic DNA includes:
- a CDS encoding L-threonylcarbamoyladenylate synthase — its product is MAQRLSVITSPEPAIRAALPLLGAGEVIAMPTETVYGLAADATNPQAITRIYETKGRPQFNPLICHVADLAMAERYGVFDPLSRQLAERFWPGPLTLIVPLAPHCAIHPLATAGLDTVGLRMPLGFAATLIAAFGKPLAAPSANTSGKISPTTAAHVEEDLGAKIPLILDAEAAGVGVESTILKVEDGQIRLLRPGGLSVEAVEDATGLRVIRPQKAGAIIEAPGMLASHYAPEAAVRLNVTSVFADEAVITFGSAVPQGLEKAALVLNLSADGDLTEAAANLFSFMKRADASGAARIAFAAIPTHGLGDAINDRLERAAAPR